In the genome of Leptospira kanakyensis, one region contains:
- a CDS encoding LIC_11490 family protein, whose amino-acid sequence MIKGIVVWQDNIGSMLFAAFAMIFVGVLCFLYVALSPQKSKPAAYPTRKPQNSGQYRMPSAPSVSPQLDERIRRERAISDDRHLSYSLPEEVTPSVVQKSEVLLPTGDGNLEQEPPPPKESRFQIEGTLFLDYSGKLTFGEESTDIDVMEDGLKNFKRIGSGSLREENGKFLFHSGNVTYTYTPEELEQVVLHNQGIVFLLKETKAPKPVFFTKDIDTFKDFLKQAALV is encoded by the coding sequence GTGATCAAGGGAATCGTCGTTTGGCAAGATAATATAGGTAGTATGTTGTTTGCTGCCTTTGCTATGATCTTTGTGGGTGTCCTATGTTTTTTATACGTAGCCCTATCCCCGCAAAAATCCAAACCCGCAGCCTACCCGACACGGAAACCCCAAAATTCGGGTCAATATCGAATGCCTTCTGCACCCTCTGTTTCACCGCAATTGGATGAAAGGATCCGAAGGGAACGAGCGATTTCCGATGACAGACATCTTTCCTATTCTTTGCCTGAAGAGGTCACTCCTTCGGTAGTCCAAAAATCTGAAGTTTTACTTCCCACTGGGGATGGAAATTTGGAACAGGAACCACCGCCTCCGAAAGAAAGCAGGTTCCAAATTGAGGGAACTTTGTTTTTGGATTATTCCGGTAAACTGACGTTTGGTGAAGAGTCAACGGACATCGATGTGATGGAAGATGGACTAAAGAATTTCAAACGGATTGGCTCAGGATCATTACGCGAAGAAAATGGGAAGTTTTTGTTTCATTCCGGAAACGTTACTTATACATACACACCAGAAGAATTAGAACAAGTGGTTCTCCACAACCAAGGGATTGTTTTTCTATTAAAGGAAACAAAAGCACCCAAACCAGTATTTTTCACAAAAGACATCGATACGTTCAAAGACTTTTTAAAACAAGCCGCTTTAGTTTAG
- a CDS encoding chemotaxis protein CheX yields the protein MQIKADFINPFLEAATIVFRDVLQQDLIRGKIGIKDSPAPSHEIAIIIGVVGSFSGEVVYSMNLDAAYKVSRKLVPGLSDEDVKNEYKDILGEIANMTTGNAMNIFTSAGQSVEITTPNIQETNNTSVRFNKKPTLSINLYSKFGRIEVNVAIA from the coding sequence ATGCAAATTAAAGCCGACTTCATCAACCCGTTCCTGGAAGCAGCCACCATCGTTTTTCGCGATGTGTTACAACAGGATCTCATCCGAGGCAAAATCGGAATCAAGGATTCTCCTGCACCGAGCCATGAAATTGCAATCATCATCGGTGTGGTGGGTTCATTCAGTGGTGAAGTCGTTTATAGTATGAATCTAGATGCGGCGTACAAAGTGTCCCGGAAACTAGTTCCTGGTCTTTCTGATGAAGACGTAAAAAACGAATACAAAGACATCCTCGGTGAGATTGCCAACATGACTACCGGTAATGCTATGAACATTTTTACCTCTGCAGGCCAATCGGTAGAAATTACAACACCTAACATCCAAGAAACAAACAACACTTCCGTTCGGTTCAACAAAAAACCAACACTCTCCATCAACTTATATTCTAAGTTTGGAAGAATTGAAGTAAACGTCGCAATCGCTTAA
- a CDS encoding tetratricopeptide repeat protein: MIVSATSKIQAETTELFLPFPETWNQDSGTDKKENSVTNNSNGLSSDDSGSNTNSKTLTSVSNPNNAESGSNVAVVENQASVTTKSKPADKKKKKKEVIDPSQASFQKGKAYLTRDQKKSAESEFADSYGKEGDAAKFSRVENTNLFGLDGKDKESSGLVEKQEDPDLKIKTQFELARSLDRIGNSDSEEKAYKEYLKLVTEFPKHPELTPRSHYAMAILLIRKKEFRSAAHQLVNIIKNFKESSEFLPAHHYLGKVYESSWEERDLERALKYYQLYMNGVEGKNPVPGYDFRKETRDRLRVLGSSI; the protein is encoded by the coding sequence ATGATTGTTAGCGCCACTTCTAAAATTCAGGCTGAAACGACAGAATTATTTTTACCCTTTCCCGAAACTTGGAACCAAGACTCCGGTACCGATAAAAAAGAAAATTCTGTAACGAACAATTCCAATGGGTTATCTAGTGATGATTCGGGTTCCAACACAAATTCTAAAACACTTACTTCTGTTTCCAATCCAAACAACGCCGAGTCAGGTTCAAATGTTGCCGTTGTAGAAAATCAAGCGTCCGTTACAACAAAGTCAAAACCAGCAGATAAAAAGAAAAAAAAGAAGGAAGTGATCGATCCTTCCCAGGCGTCTTTCCAAAAAGGAAAGGCCTATTTGACAAGAGACCAAAAGAAGTCCGCCGAATCCGAGTTTGCTGATTCCTATGGCAAAGAAGGGGATGCGGCAAAGTTTTCCAGAGTGGAAAACACAAATCTTTTCGGTTTGGATGGAAAGGACAAAGAATCTTCGGGTCTTGTCGAAAAACAAGAAGACCCCGACCTTAAAATCAAAACACAATTTGAACTGGCACGTTCTTTGGATCGCATCGGAAATTCCGATTCAGAAGAAAAGGCATATAAAGAATATTTAAAACTTGTGACTGAATTTCCAAAACATCCTGAACTCACACCTAGGTCGCATTATGCGATGGCAATTCTTCTCATTCGTAAAAAGGAATTTCGTTCGGCGGCACACCAATTGGTGAATATCATCAAAAATTTTAAAGAATCCTCAGAGTTCCTTCCAGCTCATCATTACTTGGGAAAAGTGTATGAAAGTAGTTGGGAGGAAAGAGACTTGGAACGTGCTTTAAAATACTACCAACTCTATATGAATGGAGTGGAAGGAAAAAATCCCGTGCCTGGATATGATTTTAGAAAAGAAACCCGCGATCGACTGCGGGTTTTAGGTTCTTCGATTTAA
- a CDS encoding LIC_11485 family protein: protein MDIKNINIPKVNVDTQKMMGAVDGLVDKIPSQVQDLLKKIAISLFVFFLIMAIYVGWTNGWENAKPQGMQLAQDTRSLFLLEIERDYNRKRKDVRMSDPEDLKYESNRRMQFDFISERESNGYSHDTIPEEQDFLGKEYDFRNRKAEDTSVPPIYTPSGDGLIPAPIDVQPMQPKEDSKSATGSDSESDLRMQRMLDRVSDLEKKVKAKNEEKNLETLKLPKPPESNEGLGKPRSLERIPKNLR from the coding sequence GTGGACATTAAAAATATAAATATACCCAAAGTCAATGTAGACACCCAAAAGATGATGGGAGCTGTGGATGGACTCGTAGACAAAATTCCATCGCAAGTCCAAGACCTACTCAAAAAAATCGCCATCTCACTCTTTGTATTTTTTCTCATTATGGCGATTTATGTGGGTTGGACCAATGGTTGGGAAAATGCCAAACCACAAGGGATGCAACTGGCTCAAGATACAAGAAGTTTGTTTCTTTTGGAAATTGAAAGGGATTACAATCGGAAACGGAAAGATGTTCGTATGTCCGATCCTGAAGATTTAAAATACGAATCCAACCGTAGGATGCAATTTGATTTTATCAGTGAAAGGGAATCCAATGGGTACAGTCACGATACAATTCCTGAAGAACAAGATTTTTTAGGAAAAGAATACGACTTCAGAAATAGAAAGGCAGAAGATACATCGGTTCCTCCCATCTACACTCCGTCAGGTGATGGTTTGATTCCCGCTCCTATTGATGTCCAACCGATGCAACCCAAAGAGGATTCAAAGTCTGCCACTGGTTCCGATTCTGAGTCAGACCTTCGTATGCAAAGGATGCTCGATCGGGTTTCGGATTTAGAAAAAAAAGTGAAGGCAAAAAACGAAGAAAAGAATTTGGAAACTTTAAAGTTACCAAAACCACCTGAATCGAATGAAGGTCTTGGAAAACCTAGAAGTTTGGAACGAATTCCAAAAAATCTACGATGA